In one window of Terriglobia bacterium DNA:
- a CDS encoding 30S ribosomal protein S1, which produces MDTQQQPPEVNKDSAPPDEPQESGSLAEREASETDASPSSEPAEDVEDFGLAFEKWEGGLKPLKEGEVVQGRVIKILDKEVIVDIGYKSEGVIDIDEVRAPDGTLTVKEGDRVEVLLEKAENNDGYVVLSREKAEKMKIWDEVERAFETGEPVIGRVIDRIKGGLKVDIGVPAFLPGSLVDVRPVRNLDALKGQQFRMRVIKVNKRRGNIVLSRKAVLEEENAEKKKKTLADLEEGKVLRGVVKNLTEYGAFIDLGGIDGLLHITDMAWGRISHPSEKFQIGDEVDVIVLKFDRERERVSLGFKQLQEDPWESAASKYPPHTRIRGKVVSLTDYGAFVEVEEGIEGLIHVSEMSWTKRVKHPSKILSVGDWVECVVLEIDQEGRRLSLGLKQTEPNPWDLIDTKYRVGDLIRGKVRNITDFGVFVEVEEGIDGLVHISDLSWTRRVKHPSEVFKKGDDVEAVILKIDSENQRLSLGVKQLQPNVIEDFFRSHGVGDILTGRIVRLTEFGAFVELFEGIEGLVHISEMAKERIEKPEDLFAVDQQVRVKIIKVDPVEKKIGLSIKAALDEPDEATVESYRGGQEGDGSATLGDIIRPGLLAPGRGPEDSEETPVDEE; this is translated from the coding sequence ATGGATACCCAGCAGCAGCCGCCCGAGGTGAACAAGGACTCCGCGCCTCCCGACGAGCCGCAGGAGAGCGGAAGTCTCGCGGAGCGCGAGGCGAGCGAGACCGACGCATCCCCTTCCTCCGAGCCCGCGGAGGACGTCGAGGATTTCGGCCTGGCGTTCGAGAAGTGGGAAGGCGGTCTCAAGCCCCTCAAGGAGGGGGAGGTCGTCCAGGGCCGCGTGATCAAGATCCTCGACAAGGAAGTGATCGTCGACATCGGATACAAGTCCGAGGGCGTGATCGATATCGACGAGGTTCGCGCCCCCGACGGTACCCTCACCGTGAAGGAGGGTGATCGCGTCGAGGTGCTCCTCGAGAAGGCAGAGAACAACGACGGCTACGTGGTCCTCTCCCGGGAAAAAGCGGAGAAGATGAAGATCTGGGACGAGGTCGAACGGGCCTTCGAGACCGGCGAGCCCGTCATCGGCCGCGTCATCGACCGGATCAAGGGCGGCCTCAAGGTGGACATCGGGGTCCCGGCGTTCCTGCCGGGCTCCCTCGTGGACGTGCGCCCCGTGAGGAACCTCGACGCACTGAAGGGGCAGCAGTTCCGCATGAGGGTGATCAAGGTCAACAAGCGGCGCGGGAACATCGTGCTCTCCCGCAAGGCGGTCCTCGAGGAGGAGAACGCCGAGAAGAAGAAGAAGACGCTCGCCGATCTCGAGGAGGGCAAGGTCCTCCGCGGCGTGGTGAAGAACCTCACCGAGTACGGCGCATTCATCGATCTCGGGGGAATCGACGGCCTGCTCCACATCACCGACATGGCGTGGGGCCGGATCAGCCACCCGTCCGAAAAATTCCAGATCGGGGACGAGGTGGACGTGATCGTCCTCAAGTTCGACCGCGAGCGCGAACGCGTCTCCCTGGGGTTCAAGCAGCTCCAGGAGGACCCGTGGGAGAGCGCCGCATCGAAGTACCCGCCCCACACGCGGATCAGGGGCAAGGTGGTCAGCCTCACCGACTACGGAGCCTTCGTGGAGGTCGAGGAGGGAATCGAAGGGCTCATCCACGTCTCCGAGATGTCCTGGACCAAGAGGGTCAAGCACCCCTCGAAGATCCTCTCGGTGGGCGACTGGGTCGAGTGCGTCGTCCTCGAGATCGACCAGGAGGGCCGGCGCCTGTCCCTCGGCCTGAAGCAGACCGAGCCGAACCCATGGGACCTGATCGATACGAAGTACCGGGTCGGCGACCTGATCCGGGGCAAGGTGCGCAACATCACCGACTTCGGGGTCTTCGTCGAGGTCGAGGAGGGCATCGACGGTCTCGTGCACATCTCCGACCTCTCGTGGACGCGCCGAGTCAAGCACCCGAGCGAGGTGTTCAAGAAGGGAGACGACGTCGAGGCGGTCATCCTGAAGATCGACTCGGAGAATCAGCGGCTCTCCCTCGGCGTGAAGCAGCTCCAGCCCAACGTCATCGAGGACTTCTTCCGGAGCCACGGGGTTGGCGACATCTTGACCGGGCGCATCGTCCGCCTGACCGAGTTCGGCGCGTTCGTCGAGCTGTTCGAGGGGATCGAGGGGCTCGTCCACATTTCGGAGATGGCGAAGGAGCGGATCGAGAAGCCCGAGGACCTGTTTGCCGTGGACCAGCAGGTCCGCGTGAAGATCATCAAGGTGGATCCCGTCGAGAAGAAGATCGGACTGTCGATCAAGGCGGCGCTGGACGAGCCCGACGAGGCGACCGTCGAATCGTACCGCGGCGGCCAGGAAGGCGACGGGAGCGCGACCCTGGGTGACATCATTCGGCCGGGCCTCCTTGCCCCCGGCCGGGGCCCCGAGGACTCCGAGGAGACGCCGGTCGA